The following proteins are encoded in a genomic region of Natrarchaeobius halalkaliphilus:
- a CDS encoding cbb3-type cytochrome c oxidase subunit I, which yields MSDLPPMTSVKRWLVTTNHKDVGILYLGTALFFLLLGGVMALAFRAQLWVPGGTGLLSAGEFNQAVTAHGLLMVFWFLSPFAAGFANYFVPLQIGAKDLAFPRMNALSYWFYLFSGILIVLSFFQGGAYAGGWTMYAPLNVPTYTPAMEATTGGNATILGLMLFVISITIGTVNFLVTIHRSRAEGLGLWNMPMFTWSWLLTVWMMLFAFAALLAALLLLATDRLFLTQYFAAEQGSSLLWAHLFWFFGHPEVYIVFFPALGIMFETFQTFCGRRLVGRKWVIIAMVLVAVQSFLVWMHHMFLTTINLEIKTLMMATTIGISLPFDLMVFALIYTMVKGRVRFTTPFLFSLGALVLFILGGITGVFLGAVVLDYEFRGTYWVVAHFHYVMVSGVTALIAGLYYWWPKITGKMYSETLGKLNFAVYFIGFNLLYFPQFIAWETPRRVFHYTGDAQFYHQLSTVGAFVFAASFVIMFATFIYSFLYGPKAPDNPWEFSRTAEWAVPSPPPLENWGGRPSYASGHLEFVEDSAAATDGGVAHGEGTASETVAGHEEEHPDHASIWPLGIGIGTFVFFLGLTGITPYLVEFAENRGHSVVGTSAEPNALYLGLVALGIVLLGYTLFKFGLEQFTVPEMAVAERWPFGGVGNTKMGVWVFLASDVVVFGAAIGAFVFMRLHTGWSDWTTVPFASWPGLLNTYVLLTSSFTVIMALVFAERKNKKGLLGAMGATLALALTFMVVKAYEYNYKFAIGEYWWTSIEHSIYFVTTGLHALHVILGVLIAIFMIYRIVSVDAYLEDHRPVEFFGLYWHFVDIVWVILFPLFYLM from the coding sequence ATGAGTGACCTTCCCCCGATGACGTCGGTCAAGCGGTGGCTCGTCACGACGAATCACAAGGACGTCGGGATCCTCTATCTCGGAACGGCGCTGTTTTTCCTCCTGTTGGGTGGGGTAATGGCGCTCGCGTTCCGTGCACAGCTGTGGGTACCCGGCGGAACCGGTCTGTTGAGCGCAGGTGAGTTCAACCAGGCCGTCACTGCTCACGGACTGTTGATGGTCTTTTGGTTCCTGTCACCGTTCGCAGCCGGCTTTGCGAACTACTTCGTACCGCTCCAGATCGGTGCCAAAGACCTCGCGTTCCCACGGATGAACGCGCTGAGTTACTGGTTCTATCTGTTCTCGGGAATTCTCATCGTACTCTCGTTCTTCCAGGGCGGTGCCTACGCTGGCGGATGGACGATGTACGCGCCACTGAACGTGCCGACGTACACGCCCGCGATGGAGGCGACTACCGGTGGGAACGCGACGATTCTCGGATTGATGTTGTTCGTCATCTCGATCACCATCGGAACGGTGAACTTCCTCGTCACGATCCATCGGTCGCGTGCCGAAGGGCTCGGCCTCTGGAACATGCCGATGTTCACCTGGTCGTGGCTGCTCACCGTCTGGATGATGCTGTTCGCGTTCGCAGCGCTCCTCGCAGCGCTGTTGTTGCTGGCGACCGATCGACTGTTCTTGACGCAGTACTTCGCGGCCGAACAGGGCTCGAGTCTGTTGTGGGCGCACCTGTTCTGGTTCTTCGGCCATCCGGAGGTGTACATCGTCTTCTTCCCCGCACTGGGGATCATGTTCGAGACGTTCCAGACCTTCTGTGGTCGGCGTCTCGTCGGCCGAAAGTGGGTTATCATCGCGATGGTACTCGTGGCCGTCCAGTCGTTCCTCGTCTGGATGCACCACATGTTCCTGACGACGATCAACCTCGAGATCAAGACGCTGATGATGGCGACGACGATCGGAATCTCGCTGCCGTTCGACCTGATGGTCTTCGCGCTCATCTACACGATGGTCAAGGGACGGGTTCGGTTCACCACGCCGTTCCTGTTCTCACTCGGTGCGCTCGTGCTGTTCATCCTGGGCGGGATCACCGGGGTGTTCCTCGGAGCCGTCGTCCTCGACTACGAGTTCCGTGGCACGTACTGGGTCGTCGCCCACTTCCACTACGTCATGGTCTCGGGCGTCACCGCGTTGATCGCCGGCCTCTACTACTGGTGGCCGAAGATCACCGGGAAGATGTACTCGGAGACGCTCGGCAAGCTTAACTTCGCCGTCTACTTCATCGGATTCAATCTCCTGTACTTCCCGCAGTTTATCGCCTGGGAGACGCCACGACGTGTCTTCCACTACACCGGAGACGCCCAGTTCTATCACCAGCTCTCGACGGTCGGTGCGTTCGTCTTCGCCGCGTCGTTCGTCATCATGTTCGCGACGTTCATCTACAGCTTCCTCTACGGGCCGAAGGCCCCGGACAATCCGTGGGAGTTCTCCCGAACAGCGGAGTGGGCGGTTCCGTCCCCACCGCCGCTCGAGAACTGGGGCGGTCGACCGAGCTACGCGAGCGGTCACCTCGAGTTCGTCGAGGATTCGGCGGCGGCGACGGACGGCGGCGTTGCCCACGGTGAGGGAACCGCCTCCGAAACGGTCGCTGGCCACGAAGAAGAACACCCAGATCACGCCAGTATCTGGCCTCTCGGAATCGGTATCGGGACCTTCGTGTTTTTCCTCGGACTGACGGGAATCACACCGTACCTCGTCGAATTCGCTGAAAATCGCGGTCACTCCGTCGTCGGGACCAGTGCCGAGCCGAACGCCTTGTATCTGGGTCTGGTCGCACTCGGCATCGTCCTGCTCGGATACACCCTCTTCAAGTTCGGTCTCGAGCAGTTCACCGTCCCGGAGATGGCAGTTGCCGAACGGTGGCCGTTCGGCGGCGTCGGAAACACCAAAATGGGCGTCTGGGTGTTCCTCGCATCCGACGTCGTCGTCTTCGGTGCTGCGATCGGTGCGTTCGTCTTCATGCGTCTGCACACTGGTTGGTCCGACTGGACGACCGTTCCGTTCGCCTCCTGGCCCGGGCTACTCAACACGTACGTCCTGTTGACCTCGAGTTTCACGGTCATCATGGCGCTCGTCTTCGCTGAACGCAAGAACAAGAAGGGGCTGCTCGGTGCGATGGGCGCGACGCTTGCGCTTGCCCTCACCTTCATGGTCGTCAAGGCCTACGAGTACAACTACAAGTTCGCGATCGGTGAATATTGGTGGACCAGCATCGAGCACTCGATCTACTTCGTGACCACGGGCCTGCACGCGCTTCACGTCATCCTCGGCGTGCTCATCGCTATCTTCATGATCTACCGGATCGTAAGCGTCGACGCGTATCTCGAGGATCACCGGCCGGTCGAGTTCTTCGGACTCTACTGGCACTTCGTCGATATCGTCTGGGTCATTCTCTTCCCGCTGTTCTACCTGATGTAG